One Halobaculum roseum DNA segment encodes these proteins:
- a CDS encoding cation:proton antiporter, whose amino-acid sequence MSAGAGQLIAIVAVIIATGVAAQVLSDRFQLPSIIFLIAAGIALGPEGLGIVTQETFGLTGLSTIVGLSVAIIVFEGAFHLKIDELRQAPAASLRLVTVGAAIAFVATTAVVRVAIGVDWLVAALIGALLVATGPTVIAPILEVVPVRDKVATALDTEGIVNDVTAAILAVVIFEAIVSDTTDPVELIALFAERLGVGVVVGVAVAAVVYYALRYVDLSPGNAPQNARLLVLAGALVAYGEANFVRTEAGIAAVAVAGILLGNADIPYEEQVTDFKGDITLLVLSFVFISLAALLEFDNLIRLGLGGLVVVAAVMFLIRPALVMLSTVGDSFQRNERVFMSLVGPRGIIPASVATLFAVELANAGMESAANALVGTVFLVIMATVVLEGGFARQIAEKLDVIPMRVLIIGGGKVGRTLADRLDDRGENVVIIENDEEVVQTARNEGHTVHIGDGTDTDVLRSAGAENARVVVAATGDDDANLLVAQLAESKFAPETILARANNPNNVEAFEELGVRTVSSVFATAQALDNYIERPALANWMGEIGRSGDVQEIEITSEDTNGKTVADLGSELPGNSLIALVARDGETHVPDPEFALRRGDRVTVIGDREDVRAAMRRLHPE is encoded by the coding sequence ATGTCGGCCGGCGCCGGGCAACTGATCGCGATCGTCGCCGTCATCATCGCCACCGGCGTCGCCGCGCAAGTGCTCTCCGACCGGTTTCAGCTCCCGAGCATCATCTTCCTCATCGCCGCGGGGATCGCCCTCGGACCCGAGGGGCTGGGGATCGTCACCCAGGAGACGTTCGGGCTGACTGGGCTGTCGACCATCGTCGGGCTCTCGGTCGCGATCATCGTGTTCGAGGGGGCGTTCCACCTCAAGATCGACGAGCTCCGGCAGGCGCCCGCGGCGTCGCTCCGGCTCGTCACGGTCGGCGCCGCCATCGCGTTCGTCGCGACGACCGCGGTCGTGCGGGTCGCGATCGGCGTCGACTGGCTCGTCGCCGCGCTCATCGGGGCGCTGCTCGTGGCGACGGGGCCGACGGTGATCGCGCCCATCCTGGAGGTGGTGCCGGTTCGCGACAAGGTCGCCACCGCGCTCGACACCGAGGGGATCGTCAACGACGTGACCGCGGCGATCCTCGCGGTCGTCATCTTCGAGGCGATCGTCTCCGACACGACCGACCCCGTCGAGCTGATCGCGCTGTTCGCCGAACGCCTCGGCGTCGGGGTCGTCGTCGGCGTCGCCGTGGCCGCGGTCGTCTACTACGCGCTCCGGTACGTGGACCTCTCGCCGGGCAACGCCCCGCAGAACGCGCGCCTGCTCGTGCTTGCGGGGGCGCTGGTCGCGTACGGCGAGGCGAACTTCGTGCGAACGGAGGCGGGGATCGCGGCGGTCGCGGTCGCCGGCATCCTGCTCGGGAACGCCGACATCCCCTACGAGGAACAGGTCACGGACTTCAAGGGCGACATCACCCTGCTGGTCCTCTCGTTCGTGTTCATCTCGCTGGCGGCGCTGTTGGAGTTCGACAACCTGATCCGGCTGGGTCTCGGCGGGCTCGTCGTCGTCGCCGCGGTGATGTTCCTCATCCGGCCGGCGCTCGTCATGCTGTCGACGGTCGGGGACAGCTTCCAGCGCAACGAGCGCGTGTTCATGTCGCTGGTCGGTCCGCGCGGCATCATCCCGGCGTCGGTCGCCACCCTGTTCGCCGTCGAGCTGGCGAACGCGGGCATGGAGTCGGCGGCGAACGCGCTCGTGGGCACCGTCTTCCTCGTCATCATGGCGACGGTGGTGCTGGAGGGCGGGTTCGCCAGACAGATCGCGGAGAAGCTCGACGTCATACCCATGCGTGTACTCATCATCGGGGGCGGGAAGGTGGGCCGGACGCTCGCCGACCGCCTCGACGACCGCGGCGAGAACGTGGTCATCATCGAGAACGACGAGGAGGTCGTACAGACCGCCAGAAACGAGGGCCACACGGTCCACATCGGCGACGGCACCGACACGGACGTGCTCCGTTCGGCCGGCGCCGAGAACGCCCGCGTCGTCGTCGCCGCCACCGGGGACGACGACGCGAACCTGCTCGTGGCCCAGTTGGCCGAGTCGAAGTTCGCCCCCGAGACGATCCTCGCCCGGGCGAACAACCCGAACAACGTCGAGGCGTTCGAGGAGCTGGGCGTCCGCACCGTCTCGTCGGTGTTCGCGACCGCACAGGCGCTCGACAACTACATCGAGCGCCCCGCGCTCGCCAACTGGATGGGCGAGATCGGCCGCTCGGGCGACGTTCAGGAGATCGAGATCACCTCCGAGGACACGAACGGCAAGACGGTCGCCGATCTCGGCTCCGAGCTCCCCGGGAACAGCCTGATCGCGCTCGTCGCCCGCGACGGCGAGACGCACGTCCCGGACCCGGAGTTCGCCCTGCGGAGGGGCGACCGCGTCACCGTCATCGGCGACCGCGAGGACGTACGGGCCGCGATGCGGCGGCTCCACCCGGAGTAG
- a CDS encoding AMP-dependent synthetase/ligase — protein sequence MDWRQAEREYDPGVTRDSLAATFDASAREHADRVAQRYKGGVYDRSLVRSGVVDDALDGEFADLTYAEMRDLVRRLSAGFRELGVAPGDRVGIFSNTRMEWAHGDFALLGAGAVVTTVYKSSSPEQVRHLLDDPGASGVVVENRDLLDRVVAVEDDLDLEFVVLIDGETHERDDVYTLGEVHDLGAAVDPGDGWVIDRDLDDLASLIYTSGTTGTPKGVELTHRNFLANVDQCMRRFGPRPDKPASLPVVDEESVTLSFLPLAHVFERLAGHFMMFAAGATVAYAESPDTLREDFGLVRPSTATSVPRVYEKLYAAIREQASESSVKERIFNWATGVGREYHRADDPGVLLRTRYALADRLVFSNVKEALGGNVEFFISGGGSLSADLCELYHGMGVPILEGYGLTETAPVVAVNPPEEPKVGTIGPPVHGVEVRVDDAVEGAGGDGPVDGDGAVDGDGGAVGELLVRGPNVFRGYHRLPERTEEAFVEIDGERWFRTGDVVEIREDGYVAFRERAKQLMKLSTGKYVPPGAIEDAFAASEYVEQAMVIGDARKFVSALVVPNLPAVREWGDAQGYDLPADDDALCRDDRVRGLMQAEVDRVNEDFESHETIKQFRVVAEEFSEENDLLTPTMKKKRRNILDRYADDIGSMYAES from the coding sequence ATGGATTGGCGCCAGGCGGAACGCGAGTACGACCCGGGGGTCACCCGGGACTCGCTGGCGGCGACGTTCGACGCGAGCGCCCGCGAGCACGCCGACCGGGTCGCACAGCGGTACAAGGGCGGGGTGTACGACAGGTCGCTCGTCCGGTCGGGCGTCGTCGACGACGCGCTCGACGGCGAGTTCGCGGACCTCACGTACGCCGAGATGCGCGATCTCGTGCGTCGGCTCTCGGCCGGCTTCCGCGAACTCGGCGTCGCCCCCGGCGACCGCGTCGGGATCTTCTCGAACACGCGCATGGAGTGGGCCCACGGCGACTTCGCCCTGCTCGGCGCGGGCGCGGTCGTCACGACGGTGTACAAGTCGTCGTCGCCGGAGCAGGTCCGGCACCTCCTCGACGACCCCGGCGCCTCCGGCGTCGTCGTCGAGAACCGCGACCTGCTCGACCGCGTGGTCGCCGTCGAGGACGACCTCGACCTGGAGTTCGTCGTCCTGATCGACGGCGAGACGCACGAGCGCGATGACGTGTACACGCTCGGGGAGGTCCACGACCTCGGCGCCGCGGTCGACCCCGGCGACGGCTGGGTGATCGACCGCGACCTCGACGACCTCGCGAGCCTCATCTACACCTCCGGCACCACCGGCACCCCGAAGGGGGTCGAGCTCACCCACCGCAACTTCCTCGCGAACGTCGACCAGTGCATGCGCCGGTTCGGCCCCCGGCCGGACAAGCCGGCGTCCCTCCCGGTCGTCGACGAGGAGAGCGTCACGCTGTCGTTCCTCCCGCTCGCGCACGTGTTCGAGCGCCTCGCCGGGCACTTCATGATGTTCGCGGCGGGCGCAACGGTCGCGTACGCCGAGTCGCCGGACACGCTCCGGGAGGACTTCGGGCTCGTCCGCCCGTCGACGGCGACGAGCGTCCCCCGCGTCTACGAGAAGCTGTACGCCGCGATCCGCGAGCAGGCGTCCGAATCGAGCGTGAAGGAGCGGATCTTCAACTGGGCGACCGGCGTCGGCCGCGAGTACCACCGCGCCGACGATCCGGGCGTCCTCCTCCGGACGCGTTACGCGCTCGCGGACCGGCTCGTCTTCTCGAACGTGAAGGAGGCGCTGGGCGGCAACGTCGAGTTCTTCATCTCCGGCGGGGGGTCGCTGTCGGCGGACCTGTGCGAACTGTATCACGGGATGGGCGTCCCCATCCTGGAGGGGTACGGCCTCACCGAGACGGCGCCGGTCGTCGCGGTGAACCCGCCCGAGGAGCCGAAGGTCGGCACGATCGGACCGCCCGTCCACGGCGTCGAGGTCCGCGTCGACGACGCCGTCGAGGGCGCCGGCGGCGACGGCCCGGTCGACGGCGACGGCGCGGTCGACGGCGACGGCGGCGCGGTGGGCGAGCTGCTCGTCCGCGGGCCGAACGTGTTCCGCGGCTACCACCGCCTCCCCGAGCGGACCGAGGAGGCGTTCGTCGAGATCGACGGCGAGCGCTGGTTCCGCACCGGCGACGTGGTCGAGATCCGCGAGGACGGCTACGTCGCGTTCCGCGAGCGCGCCAAGCAGCTGATGAAGCTGTCGACGGGCAAGTACGTCCCGCCGGGCGCCATCGAGGACGCCTTCGCCGCGAGCGAGTACGTCGAGCAGGCGATGGTGATCGGCGACGCGCGGAAGTTCGTCTCCGCGCTCGTCGTCCCGAACCTCCCGGCGGTGCGGGAGTGGGGCGACGCGCAGGGGTACGACCTCCCGGCCGACGACGACGCGCTGTGTCGCGACGACCGCGTTCGTGGGCTCATGCAAGCGGAGGTCGACCGCGTCAACGAGGACTTCGAGTCCCACGAGACGATCAAGCAGTTCCGGGTCGTCGCCGAGGAGTTCTCCGAGGAGAACGACCTGCTCACCCCTACGATGAAGAAGAAACGGCGCAACATCCTCGACCGGTACGCGGACGACATCGGGAGCATGTACGCGGAGTCGTAG